A region of Hydrogenimonas cancrithermarum DNA encodes the following proteins:
- the csx20 gene encoding CRISPR-associated protein Csx20, protein MKQLNDDNSTRTMFILISHPITEIQKTEARKRWGVTRFVNIVDETWSRIPPETESIRNLLMPLRTRILEEGMPGDILFVQGDFGATCAMARWASSRGLVPVYATTKRRAIEKVEGDRVTTTRVFEHVRFRVYETIE, encoded by the coding sequence ATGAAACAGCTGAATGACGACAACTCGACAAGAACCATGTTCATCCTCATTTCCCACCCGATTACGGAAATACAGAAGACCGAAGCCAGAAAGCGATGGGGCGTAACGCGATTCGTAAATATCGTCGACGAGACATGGTCGCGGATCCCGCCGGAAACGGAATCGATACGAAATCTTCTCATGCCTTTGCGCACCCGTATCCTTGAAGAGGGGATGCCCGGCGACATTCTGTTCGTTCAGGGCGACTTCGGTGCCACCTGCGCGATGGCGCGATGGGCCTCTTCCCGGGGGCTCGTTCCCGTCTACGCGACGACGAAAAGGCGCGCGATCGAAAAGGTCGAGGGCGACCGCGTCACGACGACGCGCGTTTTCGAACATGTTCGCTTCAGAGTGTACGAAACCATCGAATAA
- a CDS encoding DarT1-associated NADAR antitoxin family protein has translation MMARRPLFIATKDPDMPVKVVDVEFEWFAGMNVKRKRLCIASLHEAAAQLYGVPNGRILEISSKSENHLGAAMSAFNLSVDAGNGASVSVESIFQGSKVFERGGPYTEIYGMSARQAKKYEKLYDSGNLLYFLRKGERWDLEPRTAFYDWVYLNALVRNPKLAEAVMAYEAFTDIEFNPKKSINCQAASAALFVSLVSLGVIVEALSGKESFLEMTRGHAPREKGRLL, from the coding sequence ATGATGGCCAGACGCCCCCTATTTATCGCGACGAAAGATCCCGACATGCCGGTGAAAGTCGTGGATGTCGAGTTTGAATGGTTCGCTGGGATGAACGTGAAGCGAAAGCGCCTCTGTATCGCATCGCTTCACGAGGCAGCGGCGCAGCTGTACGGAGTTCCGAACGGGCGGATTCTGGAGATTTCCAGCAAATCGGAAAATCATCTGGGCGCGGCGATGAGCGCTTTCAACCTCTCCGTCGATGCCGGAAACGGCGCAAGCGTCAGCGTGGAGTCGATTTTTCAGGGCAGTAAAGTTTTCGAACGCGGCGGTCCCTATACCGAGATATACGGCATGAGCGCCAGGCAGGCGAAAAAATATGAAAAGCTCTACGACTCCGGAAACCTTCTATATTTTCTTCGAAAAGGAGAACGGTGGGATCTCGAGCCCAGAACAGCCTTTTACGACTGGGTCTATCTGAACGCCCTGGTACGAAATCCAAAGCTCGCCGAGGCAGTAATGGCGTACGAAGCGTTCACCGATATCGAATTCAACCCGAAAAAATCGATCAACTGCCAGGCCGCATCTGCGGCGCTGTTCGTTTCACTTGTGAGTCTCGGGGTGATCGTAGAGGCGCTGTCGGGAAAGGAATCCTTTCTCGAAATGACGAGGGGGCACGCTCCGAGAGAGAAGGGGCGGTTGCTTTGA
- a CDS encoding DarT ssDNA thymidine ADP-ribosyltransferase family protein, whose product MVRRTTNRSMMHAGRISPCKPSDLLRRYDIDRLYHFTHVGNLPSILRSGGLLSHAKLENRSVDVRYASDTLSRNLDRAKNLDDYVRLSFVTNLPMYWKSVYRHGEGTFVWLEIDANVIDRPQTLVSTLNATDNFALIGEACDIVSKIPLGLLAKDIGLADLNDHQKRVVQAEVLVKEFVPLEMIMNFDAVTGGK is encoded by the coding sequence ATGGTGCGAAGAACAACCAACAGAAGCATGATGCATGCGGGCCGTATTTCGCCGTGCAAACCTTCCGACTTGCTCCGTCGCTACGACATCGACCGCCTCTACCATTTTACGCATGTCGGCAACCTCCCTTCCATTCTACGGTCCGGAGGCCTGCTTTCGCATGCGAAACTCGAAAACCGATCGGTCGATGTACGATACGCGTCGGACACCCTTTCGCGCAATCTGGACAGGGCAAAAAACCTGGACGATTACGTGAGGCTCAGTTTCGTCACGAACCTGCCCATGTATTGGAAATCGGTCTATCGGCACGGAGAGGGGACTTTCGTTTGGCTCGAAATCGATGCGAACGTCATCGACCGGCCGCAAACACTCGTTTCTACCCTCAACGCCACGGACAATTTTGCGCTGATCGGCGAAGCGTGCGATATCGTTTCCAAGATTCCCTTGGGGCTGCTGGCCAAAGACATAGGGCTGGCCGATCTGAACGACCATCAAAAAAGGGTCGTTCAGGCGGAAGTGCTCGTCAAAGAGTTCGTACCATTGGAGATGATCATGAATTTCGATGCCGTTACAGGAGGAAAATGA
- a CDS encoding TM1812 family CRISPR-associated protein, whose translation MTIVTFLGMIGVKQNGEGEMAIPETFKAASYRFSPALTHALGASGEPMSYANMLPLLLERFPKARVIAVGTETSHAAQAHLLVKKYPHLAERRYDKVVLEDAHDYHAIFRKMGDVLEEDEALVVDISHSFRHLPSLMMVDMVIENVKNPGRIRHILFAKELEPGKRYVIVDLREYLTLANVSYALASFTKNYTVAISVRTVEEVYQALLNELSVFSEHMLANSFEALLRDGEKYSVTRRILETLELVKRHERTKDLIHPLVPYLEKISAHMKEILSHASDPADERLYFFANLMFDKGYLLNALTLLDEAAAAYCVEGFRKKPAVKESLETFERAIENRDNEKIYNRYELTSMAKNIVKLGRNFKKYYNGKLASDAKIAETFIDRARSYVNEHYWRMKSLRDFLYDCDTTRNNLAHANSDKRLDEVKKDIRDLLTRYEKVCQVEDPLGRYST comes from the coding sequence ATGACTATCGTGACGTTTTTGGGAATGATCGGGGTCAAACAAAACGGGGAAGGGGAGATGGCCATACCGGAAACGTTCAAGGCGGCTTCCTACCGCTTTTCACCGGCATTGACCCATGCGCTTGGTGCATCCGGGGAGCCGATGTCGTATGCCAATATGCTACCTCTTTTGTTGGAGCGTTTCCCCAAGGCGCGGGTGATCGCAGTGGGGACCGAAACTTCCCATGCCGCGCAGGCGCATCTTTTGGTGAAAAAATATCCGCATCTGGCCGAGAGGCGCTACGACAAAGTGGTACTCGAAGACGCTCACGACTATCATGCCATTTTCAGAAAAATGGGAGATGTGTTGGAGGAGGACGAAGCGCTCGTCGTCGACATAAGCCACAGTTTTCGCCATCTTCCCTCATTGATGATGGTCGACATGGTCATCGAAAATGTGAAAAACCCCGGACGCATCCGTCACATTCTCTTCGCCAAGGAGCTCGAACCAGGCAAACGTTACGTCATCGTCGACTTACGCGAATACCTGACGCTGGCCAATGTCTCCTACGCCTTGGCGAGTTTCACGAAAAACTATACGGTCGCCATCTCCGTGCGGACGGTCGAAGAGGTGTATCAGGCGCTTCTGAACGAACTCTCCGTTTTTAGCGAGCATATGCTTGCCAACTCGTTCGAAGCCCTTTTGCGTGACGGTGAAAAATATTCGGTAACTCGTAGAATACTCGAAACACTCGAACTCGTAAAGCGGCACGAACGGACCAAGGACCTGATCCACCCGCTCGTACCCTATCTCGAGAAAATTTCGGCACACATGAAGGAGATCCTCTCCCATGCCAGCGACCCCGCCGACGAGAGATTGTATTTTTTCGCCAATCTGATGTTCGACAAAGGCTACCTGCTTAACGCCCTGACGCTGCTCGACGAGGCGGCTGCCGCCTACTGTGTCGAAGGATTTCGAAAAAAACCCGCCGTAAAAGAGAGTCTCGAAACCTTCGAGCGGGCCATAGAAAACAGAGACAACGAAAAGATCTACAACCGCTATGAGCTGACCAGCATGGCCAAGAACATCGTCAAGCTGGGGAGAAATTTCAAAAAGTACTACAATGGAAAACTCGCATCCGACGCGAAGATTGCCGAAACTTTCATCGATCGTGCACGATCGTATGTCAACGAACACTATTGGCGCATGAAATCCCTCAGAGATTTCCTCTACGACTGCGACACGACCCGCAACAACCTCGCCCACGCCAACAGCGACAAACGCCTGGACGAAGTGAAAAAGGATATTCGAGATCTCCTCACCCGTTATGAAAAGGTGTGCCAGGTCGAAGATCCGCTGGGGCGATATTCGACCTGA
- a CDS encoding helix-turn-helix transcriptional regulator, with product MGKSNAVQKKVENLYALMDKLARGEELYPQNVRIQEELGVDERTLRRYLEEEIYPKYSHIVVTEKKKVDRGGRRVTVYRVADRERDVSEIFRFFIESSDDLSWLLQLVHENDPSLLKGYAKESRRHMESILKDQERVFRFVGSPFENLDDVHLKDIFSRLKNAVKNREYRTVVYKKGGRSETLEDIKCLKLFHMSDNWYLACEMNDGSFRFLRLAFIEDIQYANKKKVGYRRQVLEKYEDFFKKVQNPMTLFGPFERAVIVASPRVAFYFDEGMKPFFPTQRFVGKLPDGSVEFTLEYTQPMEILPFVKRWMPDLTIREPESLREALKKDLEEGLKRLA from the coding sequence GTGGGAAAGAGCAACGCCGTCCAAAAAAAGGTCGAAAATCTCTATGCTTTGATGGACAAACTGGCACGGGGAGAAGAGCTTTATCCGCAAAACGTCAGAATTCAGGAAGAGCTGGGAGTGGACGAGAGAACGCTCCGGCGCTATTTGGAGGAAGAGATATATCCCAAATATTCCCATATCGTCGTGACCGAAAAGAAAAAAGTCGACCGTGGCGGACGCCGGGTTACCGTCTATCGCGTCGCCGACAGGGAGAGAGATGTTTCCGAAATCTTCCGTTTCTTCATCGAATCCTCCGACGATCTTTCCTGGCTTTTGCAGCTGGTGCACGAAAACGACCCATCCCTGCTCAAAGGGTACGCCAAAGAGAGCAGACGGCACATGGAGTCGATTCTCAAAGACCAGGAAAGGGTGTTCCGTTTCGTCGGCTCCCCTTTCGAGAATCTGGACGACGTGCACCTGAAAGATATCTTTTCCAGGCTCAAAAATGCGGTGAAAAACCGGGAGTATCGAACCGTCGTCTACAAAAAGGGCGGCCGTTCCGAAACACTCGAAGATATCAAGTGCCTCAAGCTCTTCCACATGAGCGACAACTGGTACCTTGCCTGCGAAATGAACGACGGGTCGTTCCGTTTTCTGCGCCTGGCTTTCATCGAGGACATACAATATGCGAACAAAAAAAAGGTCGGATACCGTCGGCAGGTATTGGAAAAGTACGAGGACTTTTTCAAGAAAGTCCAAAATCCCATGACGCTTTTCGGTCCGTTCGAGCGGGCCGTGATCGTCGCGTCGCCCAGGGTCGCCTTCTATTTCGACGAGGGGATGAAACCTTTCTTTCCGACGCAGAGGTTCGTCGGAAAGCTTCCCGACGGGAGCGTGGAGTTCACCCTCGAGTACACCCAGCCGATGGAGATACTCCCTTTCGTCAAACGGTGGATGCCCGATCTGACGATACGTGAACCTGAAAGTCTGCGCGAGGCCCTGAAAAAAGATTTGGAAGAAGGGCTGAAGCGTCTTGCGTGA
- the cas2 gene encoding CRISPR-associated endonuclease Cas2: MSTHTADYVISYDISDSKRLGRLARRLEKLAIRIQYSVFYAPSVTQDGLFDIMETINDIIEPEEDDVRIYTVVDVGKTLGQAIKLDEATLLT; this comes from the coding sequence ATGAGCACCCATACCGCCGATTACGTCATCAGCTACGACATCTCCGACAGCAAGCGCCTCGGCAGGTTGGCAAGGCGTCTCGAAAAGCTCGCCATCCGCATCCAATACTCCGTTTTTTACGCCCCGTCAGTGACACAGGATGGACTTTTCGATATAATGGAAACCATAAACGACATCATCGAACCCGAAGAGGACGACGTGAGAATCTACACGGTCGTCGATGTGGGAAAGACGCTCGGCCAGGCGATAAAACTGGACGAAGCGACGCTTTTGACATGA
- the ppk2 gene encoding polyphosphate kinase 2: MEVCSNSDPLPVLLKKKKAIRKFLEAEELKPYQAELIKLQKHLEINKLKMIILFEGRDAAGKGGTIRRVTRYMNEKHYRVVALGKPTEEQRTQWYFQRYVEQFPRGGEIVLFDRSWYNRAMVEPVFGFCTPEEYHTFIEDTPSFEKALVRNGIILIKLYFSVTKEEQRRRFERRKTDPLRQWKLSEVDLQAQERWDDFTNMKYEMLKHTHTTIAPWTIIRSDNKHLARLNVMRVILNSIHYEGRDEMLDYVPDSNIVVSGAREIELMEAQRLRSGKFIG, translated from the coding sequence ATCGAAGTCTGCAGCAATTCCGATCCCCTGCCGGTCTTGCTGAAAAAGAAGAAAGCGATTCGGAAATTTCTGGAAGCCGAAGAGCTCAAACCCTATCAGGCGGAGCTGATCAAACTGCAAAAACATCTCGAGATCAACAAGCTGAAGATGATCATCCTCTTCGAAGGACGCGATGCTGCAGGAAAAGGGGGAACGATCCGCCGTGTCACACGCTACATGAACGAAAAGCACTATCGCGTCGTGGCGCTCGGTAAGCCGACCGAAGAGCAGCGCACCCAGTGGTACTTTCAGCGCTATGTCGAACAGTTTCCCCGCGGCGGCGAGATCGTTCTCTTCGACCGCAGCTGGTACAACCGCGCCATGGTCGAGCCGGTTTTCGGTTTCTGCACGCCCGAAGAGTACCACACCTTCATCGAAGATACACCGAGCTTTGAAAAAGCGCTCGTTCGAAACGGCATCATTCTCATCAAACTCTACTTCAGCGTTACCAAAGAGGAGCAGCGCCGCCGCTTCGAGCGCCGCAAAACCGATCCTCTTCGCCAGTGGAAACTGAGTGAAGTCGACCTGCAGGCGCAGGAGCGTTGGGACGACTTTACCAATATGAAGTATGAGATGCTCAAGCATACCCATACGACCATCGCACCCTGGACCATCATCCGTTCCGACAACAAACACCTCGCCCGCCTCAACGTGATGCGTGTCATCCTCAACTCCATCCACTACGAAGGGCGTGACGAGATGCTCGACTACGTTCCCGACAGCAATATCGTCGTTTCCGGGGCCAGAGAGATCGAACTGATGGAAGCGCAGCGTTTGCGAAGCGGTAAATTCATCGGTTAA
- a CDS encoding ATP-binding protein, with translation MENALKTAIGLYRLKLSQDLPEYKRFLYDDIATSKAKITGLYGSRGVGKTTLLLQVLRMLEYEEDEKLYITCDHPMFYEIPLFDFVEAFAKYGGKAIVIDEIHKIKDFQTQIKLIYDFLDIKLYFSGSSAVEITNADFSRRYSMYHLPILSLREFLELELGVRLDSYGIEEILSNHQNVAHRIIDRLEQRKVLKYFRKFLTVGVYPYYFEDEKKYLDRLSENIDTILYTDLVNVTTIDAAKIASLKKLLLVICSAEPLEISIEKLAKSVGITKPTLYKYIDYLSRAELLHHITSIAKRFKNLRKPDKLYLNNTNLFGALCLESSIGTLKETFFISMLYKRHRIDYADRGDFVVDERYTFEIGGKNKGFDQIKGIEKSYVVSDDIEIGFGNRLPLWLFGFLY, from the coding sequence ATGGAAAATGCTCTAAAAACCGCGATCGGACTCTATCGCCTCAAACTCAGCCAGGATCTTCCTGAATACAAAAGATTCCTCTACGACGACATTGCCACGTCGAAGGCGAAAATCACGGGACTCTACGGCAGCCGCGGGGTGGGCAAGACCACACTTTTGCTCCAGGTGTTGCGGATGCTGGAGTATGAAGAGGACGAAAAACTCTACATCACCTGCGACCACCCTATGTTTTACGAAATACCGCTTTTCGATTTCGTGGAGGCGTTCGCCAAGTATGGTGGCAAAGCGATCGTTATTGACGAAATTCATAAAATCAAAGATTTCCAGACCCAGATCAAACTGATCTACGATTTTCTGGATATCAAACTCTACTTCAGCGGCAGCAGTGCTGTGGAGATCACCAACGCCGATTTCAGCCGGCGATATTCGATGTACCATCTTCCGATTCTCTCTTTGAGGGAGTTTCTGGAGCTCGAACTTGGTGTGCGCTTGGATAGCTATGGCATCGAAGAGATTTTGTCAAATCATCAGAATGTCGCTCATCGAATTATCGATCGGCTTGAACAGAGAAAAGTCTTGAAGTATTTCAGGAAATTTCTCACCGTCGGCGTCTACCCCTACTATTTCGAAGACGAGAAAAAGTATCTCGATCGACTGAGTGAAAATATCGATACGATCCTCTATACCGACCTGGTCAACGTCACGACCATAGACGCCGCGAAAATCGCATCGCTGAAAAAACTGCTGCTTGTCATCTGCAGCGCCGAACCGCTGGAGATATCGATCGAGAAGCTTGCAAAAAGCGTCGGAATCACAAAACCGACCCTCTATAAATATATCGACTACCTGAGCCGGGCCGAACTGCTCCATCACATCACTTCGATCGCGAAACGGTTCAAAAACCTGAGAAAGCCCGACAAACTCTATCTCAACAACACCAACCTCTTTGGCGCGTTGTGCCTGGAAAGCAGTATCGGTACCCTCAAAGAGACCTTTTTCATCAGCATGCTCTACAAAAGGCATCGAATCGACTATGCCGATCGGGGGGATTTTGTCGTGGATGAGCGATACACTTTCGAAATAGGCGGGAAAAACAAAGGGTTCGATCAGATCAAAGGCATCGAAAAGAGTTATGTTGTATCCGACGACATCGAGATCGGTTTCGGCAACCGGCTGCCTCTTTGGCTTTTCGGTTTTCTCTATTGA
- a CDS encoding PP2C family serine/threonine-protein phosphatase, with the protein MSKRRDQNTSERIIAKKCEDTGEAATMISAARVRGRSHTKCDDRFFWRRSGGWHVVALADGAGSCMLSSEGAKIVTEKACRILPSMLGNPGNLDGLQVSQSLSALPVRLRLAVAMRYLPALDIVDIGDFASTLLVCAHHVASGYWVIAHIGDGVIAATDGTGKVRTLTHPDNGEFANTTRFYTDADAHSTMRVLVKKDIHGVILMSDGVSHSLYRKSDGAVSSSVAGFFACQRIFGEKACSTVLRRSIERAIAMKSDDDCSIVIFQRKD; encoded by the coding sequence ATGAGCAAGCGCCGCGACCAGAATACCTCCGAGCGCATAATCGCAAAAAAATGCGAGGATACGGGCGAGGCCGCAACCATGATCAGTGCCGCCAGAGTGCGGGGACGGAGCCATACGAAATGCGACGACCGATTTTTCTGGCGCAGATCCGGAGGATGGCATGTCGTCGCGTTGGCCGATGGCGCAGGTTCGTGCATGCTCTCTTCAGAGGGTGCGAAAATCGTCACCGAAAAGGCGTGCCGTATCCTTCCTTCGATGCTGGGAAATCCCGGAAATCTTGACGGTTTACAGGTTTCGCAAAGTCTGTCGGCCCTACCTGTGAGATTGCGTCTTGCCGTGGCGATGCGCTATCTGCCAGCCCTTGATATCGTCGATATAGGCGATTTCGCTTCGACGCTGTTGGTGTGTGCCCATCATGTCGCTTCCGGGTATTGGGTGATCGCGCATATCGGCGACGGCGTGATCGCCGCGACCGACGGGACGGGAAAGGTGCGAACGCTGACACATCCGGACAATGGGGAGTTCGCCAACACTACCCGCTTCTATACCGACGCCGATGCGCACAGTACCATGCGTGTCCTCGTGAAAAAAGATATCCACGGTGTGATATTAATGAGCGATGGGGTATCCCATTCGCTCTATCGCAAAAGCGACGGTGCGGTCTCTTCTTCGGTCGCCGGTTTTTTCGCATGCCAAAGGATATTTGGCGAAAAGGCGTGTTCGACGGTGTTGCGCCGCAGTATCGAGCGGGCGATCGCCATGAAGAGCGACGACGACTGCTCGATCGTGATTTTCCAACGAAAGGATTGA
- a CDS encoding vWA domain-containing protein, which produces MSTRYDQSLDDFVLSQEELFENPDPRLPVALVLDVSGSMMGAPIAELQKGVETFFEAILCDEVARSSAEIAIVTFGGTVSAPLDFRSIENQKIPLLKAGGMTPMGQAVETALDLLEARKEEYRNAGVDYYQPWMVLMTDGVPTDDISGAENRIVELVEGRHLTVFPIAIGDADTEELSRLGGGRRPLRLQGLKFGEFFAWLSRSVAKVSQSIPGERVQLPEGLETWAQL; this is translated from the coding sequence ATGTCCACACGATACGACCAGAGCCTCGACGACTTCGTCCTCTCGCAGGAGGAGCTTTTCGAGAACCCCGATCCTAGGCTGCCCGTAGCGCTGGTGCTGGATGTAAGCGGGTCGATGATGGGCGCGCCGATCGCCGAGCTGCAAAAAGGGGTGGAGACTTTCTTCGAAGCGATACTCTGCGACGAGGTGGCACGGAGCAGTGCCGAAATCGCCATTGTCACATTCGGAGGCACGGTTTCCGCACCGCTCGATTTCCGCTCGATCGAGAACCAGAAGATTCCCCTTCTCAAGGCGGGCGGCATGACGCCGATGGGCCAGGCGGTCGAGACGGCACTCGATCTGCTGGAGGCGCGCAAAGAGGAGTACCGTAACGCCGGGGTGGACTACTACCAGCCATGGATGGTGCTGATGACCGATGGTGTGCCGACCGACGACATATCCGGTGCCGAAAACCGTATAGTCGAACTGGTCGAAGGGCGGCATCTGACGGTTTTTCCCATCGCAATCGGCGATGCCGATACGGAAGAGCTGTCGAGACTGGGAGGCGGGCGCAGGCCACTGCGGCTGCAGGGGCTGAAGTTCGGCGAGTTTTTCGCATGGTTGAGCCGATCGGTGGCGAAAGTGTCGCAGTCCATTCCGGGCGAGCGCGTGCAGCTTCCCGAAGGGCTGGAGACATGGGCGCAACTGTGA